The following are encoded together in the Pedobacter steynii genome:
- a CDS encoding NAD(P)H-dependent flavin oxidoreductase, with the protein MWYHTKATAILGIQYPILQGPFGGNLSSVDLVAAVSNAGGLGGYGAYTLSPAEIIEKNKQIQNATNKPYNINLWVSDTDALDGLTSDEQFEQATALFKPYFDELGIALPTKPAPFHTRFENQVEVILDIRPKVFSFIFGVPSADILEQCRRLGIVTIGAATTLDEALFLERAGADMIIASGFEAGGHRPSFLASAESSTTGTFVLLQLIREKVRIPVIAAGGIANGKGIAASLTLGADAAQIGTAFLATEESNALPIHRQMLFSDAAKYTTLSRAFTGRLARGISSRIAKDIIHKEAELLPFPLQSTFMSPLRKAALEQQKWDMILFWGGQIAPILKHTRAKELMQSLIEETTEFFTHSKSHFS; encoded by the coding sequence ATGTGGTACCATACTAAAGCAACAGCCATACTGGGTATTCAATATCCAATACTGCAGGGCCCCTTCGGAGGCAACTTATCATCAGTTGATCTGGTCGCAGCCGTATCTAATGCGGGCGGATTGGGCGGCTACGGTGCTTATACTTTAAGCCCCGCAGAGATCATCGAAAAAAACAAACAAATACAGAACGCGACCAATAAACCTTACAACATCAATCTATGGGTTTCGGATACTGATGCCCTTGATGGCCTCACTTCTGATGAGCAGTTTGAACAGGCAACAGCGCTGTTTAAGCCTTACTTTGATGAGCTTGGAATCGCATTGCCGACAAAACCAGCACCTTTCCATACCCGTTTTGAAAACCAGGTCGAAGTGATACTGGACATCAGGCCCAAAGTTTTCAGTTTTATATTTGGTGTACCCTCGGCAGACATTTTAGAGCAGTGCCGCCGACTGGGTATTGTAACCATAGGAGCAGCTACGACATTGGATGAAGCGCTCTTCCTGGAACGGGCTGGCGCAGACATGATCATCGCATCAGGCTTTGAGGCTGGCGGCCACCGCCCTTCATTTTTAGCGTCTGCAGAGTCATCTACTACCGGCACATTTGTGTTACTGCAACTGATCAGGGAAAAGGTACGGATTCCGGTTATCGCCGCAGGTGGTATCGCCAATGGAAAAGGTATCGCCGCCAGCCTGACCTTAGGTGCTGATGCTGCTCAGATTGGCACGGCATTTTTAGCTACGGAAGAATCAAATGCCCTACCCATTCACCGGCAAATGCTTTTTTCGGATGCCGCTAAATACACCACCTTGTCGCGGGCCTTCACCGGCAGACTGGCCAGAGGCATCAGCAGCCGTATAGCTAAGGACATCATCCATAAAGAAGCAGAACTCCTGCCATTTCCTTTACAAAGCACCTTCATGTCGCCCTTACGAAAAGCAGCACTTGAGCAGCAGAAATGGGATATGATCTTATTTTGGGGCGGCCAGATCGCACCGATACTCAAACATACCAGGGCGAAAGAACTGATGCAATCATTAATTGAAGAAACAACGGAATTCTTCACACATTCTAAATCACATTTTTCCTGA
- a CDS encoding sensor histidine kinase, giving the protein MKLKDRLSLYFTLISTLTLLGVLCAVYFTFIKFLEADFFDRLTDRTMVTAKLYLEADEISADSLNTVRDQYLETLNGEVIRIYNAKNSATFIGDDQQYWSSETINKVRKQKKIQFIDGERQVVGIFYKDNQGDFVILASAIDQSTYSRIDKLRKVMVMIFIVIFIGLLLSGRWIAKRILKPLDLFINEVKQIKSSNLHFRVQEGTNKDEINLLAQNFNNLMEHLEQAFVLQKTFIANASHELRTPVTRMMIGAEIALSQERQVSDYKKALTSVMEDSEKMDKIITGLLNLAQADLEFGAPQLQDIRIDETLWIISEEWNKRPAGRLSIEIQNMPEDPAQLTIQANPTLLSIALNNIISNAFKFSDDQDVHCLLNIQAQAIEITITDQGPGIPKAEQENIFKPFYSSASESRHQGNGMGLYMAHKIISLFKGTLQVNSEKGVGSQFKISFPKF; this is encoded by the coding sequence ATGAAACTTAAAGACCGCCTTTCCTTATATTTTACGCTGATCAGCACCTTAACCCTGCTTGGCGTATTGTGTGCGGTATACTTTACCTTCATCAAATTTCTGGAAGCCGATTTTTTTGACCGCCTGACGGACCGTACTATGGTTACGGCAAAACTCTATCTGGAAGCAGATGAGATCTCGGCAGACTCCCTCAATACCGTAAGAGATCAATATCTGGAAACATTGAATGGCGAGGTAATCCGGATTTACAATGCAAAGAACAGTGCAACCTTTATTGGTGATGACCAGCAATACTGGAGCAGTGAAACCATCAATAAAGTAAGGAAGCAGAAAAAGATCCAGTTTATTGACGGAGAGCGACAAGTAGTCGGTATTTTCTATAAAGACAATCAGGGGGACTTTGTAATCCTGGCCTCGGCCATTGACCAGAGTACCTATTCCAGAATAGACAAACTACGAAAAGTCATGGTGATGATTTTTATCGTCATCTTTATCGGGCTGCTGTTATCCGGCAGATGGATTGCCAAGAGGATTCTGAAACCTCTCGATCTCTTCATTAACGAAGTGAAGCAAATCAAATCCAGTAACCTTCATTTCAGGGTTCAGGAAGGAACAAATAAAGACGAGATCAACCTGCTTGCCCAGAATTTCAATAATTTGATGGAGCACCTGGAACAGGCTTTCGTCTTGCAAAAGACATTTATTGCCAATGCGTCCCATGAGCTGAGAACGCCGGTTACCAGGATGATGATCGGAGCAGAAATCGCTTTATCTCAGGAACGACAGGTCTCAGATTATAAAAAAGCATTGACCTCGGTGATGGAAGATTCAGAAAAAATGGACAAAATCATCACTGGTTTACTCAACCTTGCCCAGGCAGATCTTGAATTTGGTGCCCCACAATTACAGGACATCAGAATTGATGAAACACTCTGGATCATCTCTGAAGAGTGGAATAAAAGGCCAGCGGGGAGACTGAGCATTGAGATTCAAAATATGCCCGAAGATCCTGCCCAGCTCACCATACAAGCGAACCCTACCCTACTCAGTATTGCCCTTAATAACATCATCTCCAATGCCTTTAAATTTTCGGATGATCAGGATGTTCATTGTTTACTGAACATACAGGCGCAGGCCATCGAGATTACCATTACTGATCAGGGACCGGGAATTCCGAAAGCAGAACAGGAAAACATCTTCAAGCCTTTTTACAGCTCGGCCAGCGAAAGCAGGCATCAGGGCAATGGAATGGGGCTTTATATGGCACATAAAATCATCAGTCTTTTTAAAGGCACACTTCAGGTAAACTCCGAAAAAGGGGTAGGAAGCCAGTTCAAAATTAGTTTCCCTAAATTTTAA
- a CDS encoding nuclear transport factor 2 family protein — MESQQTAKIAISQVLKDYYFKGIYEGDTSLLIEVYHPGTLLFGDVKGEPYAKTLAAYLAGVAQRQSPRDSGKPFKGDILAIKVVQSIALAEVKVKMYEFNYHEFLSFHKIEGKWLIVNKMIADVKP; from the coding sequence ATGGAAAGTCAACAAACAGCTAAAATAGCCATTTCACAAGTGCTGAAAGACTATTATTTTAAAGGGATTTATGAGGGGGATACCAGCCTGCTAATCGAGGTCTATCATCCTGGAACGTTATTGTTTGGCGACGTTAAAGGCGAACCCTATGCCAAAACACTGGCTGCCTATTTAGCCGGTGTTGCGCAGCGCCAAAGCCCCAGAGATTCGGGCAAGCCCTTTAAGGGAGATATCTTAGCCATCAAAGTGGTACAATCTATCGCCCTGGCAGAAGTAAAGGTAAAAATGTACGAGTTTAACTACCACGAGTTTTTATCTTTCCATAAGATTGAAGGAAAATGGCTGATCGTAAATAAAATGATAGCCGACGTTAAACCATAA
- a CDS encoding KTSC domain-containing protein → MKKIVDYRKLLGVQKDTELKELKTIYRNLMKDWHPDKFQDSEEAKVEAEVKSKEIIEAYHFLVSIAPETLELSIEEYTETTTNCGIADYNWAGLVLTVHFLDGSAYEYFGVPKAIYVKLVNADSPGRFARRHIFNSFPYRNIAKLQTA, encoded by the coding sequence ATGAAGAAGATTGTTGACTACAGAAAGCTATTGGGTGTACAAAAGGATACCGAATTAAAAGAATTGAAGACCATTTACAGGAATTTGATGAAAGATTGGCATCCTGATAAATTCCAGGATAGTGAAGAGGCCAAAGTAGAAGCGGAAGTTAAAAGCAAGGAAATCATTGAAGCCTACCACTTTCTGGTAAGTATCGCTCCTGAAACTTTAGAGCTTTCTATTGAGGAGTATACCGAAACGACTACCAATTGCGGAATTGCTGACTACAACTGGGCTGGATTGGTCTTGACAGTTCATTTCCTTGACGGTAGTGCTTATGAATACTTTGGTGTTCCTAAAGCCATCTATGTGAAACTGGTCAATGCTGATTCTCCTGGCAGATTCGCACGTCGCCATATCTTCAATTCATTCCCATACAGAAATATAGCTAAGTTACAAACTGCATAA
- a CDS encoding efflux RND transporter permease subunit yields the protein MNKFIKTVIGFALKNKYFIFFATFILVLAGYLSFKHTTIEAFPDVTNTNITIITQWPGRSAEEVEKFVSRPLEIAMNPTEKRTSIRSSSLFGLSIVKITFEDDVDYAAARVQVNNHIDEADLPEGLKPEVQPPYGPTGEIFRYTLSSDKKSARELKTLQDWVIQRELLSVPGIADVVSFGGEVKTYQITVDPQKAIQYGVSATELFEAVSKSNINVGGDVIVQSGQAYVVRGIGILNNIDEIRNVVVDNFNGTPVYVKTIADVAESALPRLGQVGRDHDPDVVEGIVVMRKGENPSEVIARLKEKITEVNQNILPSDVKINPFYDREDLVNYATHTVMGNMLEGIIFVTLIVFLFMADWRTTLIVSIIIPLALLFAFICLKLKGMSANLLSMGAIDFGIIIDGAVVMVEGIFVALDHKAKKIGMEKFNRLSKLGIIKKACLENGKGIFFAKLIIITGLLPIFTFEKVEGKMFSPLAWTLSFALLGALLLTFTLVPAMASILLRKNVKEKHNVFLEFLTRQVIRFFDLCFKFRKLAFGISMVILITGLFSFKFLGTEFLPTLDEGSIYVRATGPLSISLDETKKLSNEIRKIFLSFEEVKQVMSQTGRPNDGTDATGFYNMEFHVDIYPKKEWKRKESKEQLIERMQEKLKSFPGISLNFSQPISDNVEEAVSGVKGSIVVKLFGNDFNFIEQQEEKIEKILKTVEGIEDLGILRNLGQPELQINLDQKKMALYGVSTADANAVIEMAIGGKAATQIYEGERKFDLIIRYPEDFRKDERTIAKLMIPTLAGSKVPLGEIASIRKITGPSMIYRDKHQRYGAIKFSIRGRDMGSVIAEAQAKVNAEIKLSKEYKMEWAGDFENQQRATSRLSQAVPISLLLIFFILFVLFGNIKDSLLVLNNVPFAMVGGILAILATGINFNISAGIGFIALFGICVQNGVILITRFKSNITELKHRPDWTFADAIKDGVASRMRPVIMTALMAAIGLMPAALSTGIGSEASKPLAIVVIGGLMTNTLFNLFIYPIVFYWAYQKKVNHLQAAIAEA from the coding sequence ATGAATAAATTCATTAAGACCGTCATAGGCTTTGCACTAAAAAATAAATACTTCATCTTCTTTGCCACTTTTATTTTAGTCCTGGCAGGCTATCTCAGTTTCAAGCACACTACAATTGAGGCATTCCCTGATGTTACCAATACCAATATCACCATCATTACCCAATGGCCAGGACGAAGTGCTGAAGAAGTAGAAAAGTTTGTGAGCAGGCCATTGGAAATCGCCATGAACCCCACGGAAAAAAGAACCAGTATCCGTTCTTCTTCCTTATTTGGCTTATCTATCGTAAAAATCACTTTTGAGGACGATGTCGATTATGCTGCGGCAAGAGTCCAGGTGAACAACCATATTGACGAAGCAGATTTACCTGAGGGCCTAAAGCCGGAGGTACAGCCACCCTATGGGCCCACAGGGGAAATCTTCCGTTATACCCTGAGCAGCGACAAAAAGTCGGCCAGGGAATTAAAAACGTTACAGGACTGGGTGATTCAGCGGGAACTGCTTTCTGTACCCGGCATTGCCGATGTGGTCAGTTTCGGCGGAGAAGTAAAGACTTACCAGATTACCGTAGACCCTCAGAAAGCCATACAATATGGCGTGAGTGCAACCGAATTGTTTGAAGCAGTTTCAAAAAGCAATATCAATGTTGGAGGGGATGTGATCGTACAAAGCGGACAAGCTTATGTGGTCCGTGGAATCGGTATTCTGAATAATATTGATGAAATCAGAAATGTGGTAGTGGATAACTTTAACGGCACTCCGGTGTATGTTAAAACCATTGCAGATGTCGCAGAGTCGGCACTACCCAGGTTAGGACAGGTAGGCCGCGATCACGATCCCGACGTGGTGGAAGGGATCGTGGTCATGCGCAAAGGAGAAAATCCAAGCGAAGTGATTGCCAGGCTAAAGGAGAAAATCACAGAGGTGAATCAAAATATTTTACCATCAGATGTAAAGATCAATCCTTTTTACGACCGGGAAGATCTCGTTAATTACGCCACCCATACCGTAATGGGCAATATGCTGGAGGGCATCATCTTTGTAACCCTGATTGTATTTCTGTTTATGGCCGACTGGCGGACGACATTGATTGTATCCATCATTATTCCATTGGCCTTGCTCTTTGCCTTCATCTGCCTAAAACTAAAGGGCATGTCGGCCAATTTGCTCTCCATGGGCGCCATTGACTTTGGGATTATTATCGATGGGGCGGTGGTCATGGTGGAGGGTATCTTTGTTGCCCTTGACCATAAAGCCAAAAAGATCGGCATGGAGAAATTCAACCGGCTCAGCAAGCTGGGCATCATCAAAAAAGCCTGTTTGGAAAATGGCAAGGGAATATTCTTTGCTAAACTGATCATCATCACCGGCCTGCTTCCTATTTTCACCTTTGAAAAAGTAGAAGGAAAGATGTTTTCTCCTCTGGCATGGACCTTAAGTTTTGCCTTATTAGGCGCCCTGCTCCTCACCTTCACCCTTGTACCCGCTATGGCAAGTATTTTATTGCGGAAAAATGTAAAGGAGAAACACAATGTATTTCTGGAATTCCTGACCAGACAGGTCATCCGTTTCTTTGATCTTTGTTTTAAATTCAGGAAGCTGGCTTTTGGCATCTCCATGGTCATTTTGATCACCGGTCTTTTCAGCTTTAAATTCCTGGGAACGGAATTCCTTCCTACCCTGGATGAAGGATCCATCTATGTTCGTGCAACCGGTCCATTGAGCATTTCCCTGGATGAAACAAAAAAACTTTCCAATGAGATCAGGAAGATCTTTTTAAGTTTTGAAGAAGTAAAACAGGTAATGTCGCAAACCGGAAGACCCAATGACGGGACCGATGCGACCGGCTTTTATAATATGGAATTCCATGTAGACATTTATCCTAAAAAAGAGTGGAAAAGGAAGGAAAGCAAGGAACAGCTGATTGAGCGCATGCAGGAAAAGCTGAAAAGCTTCCCCGGCATCAGCCTGAATTTCTCTCAGCCCATTTCTGATAACGTAGAAGAAGCCGTTTCCGGAGTAAAGGGATCTATTGTTGTAAAGCTGTTTGGAAACGACTTCAACTTTATAGAACAGCAGGAAGAAAAGATCGAGAAAATCCTGAAAACGGTAGAGGGTATTGAAGATTTAGGGATACTGAGAAACCTCGGACAACCGGAATTACAGATCAATCTGGATCAAAAGAAAATGGCATTATATGGCGTCAGTACCGCAGATGCGAATGCCGTGATTGAAATGGCTATCGGTGGAAAAGCAGCTACCCAGATCTATGAAGGGGAGCGTAAGTTCGACCTCATCATCCGCTATCCGGAGGACTTCAGAAAAGATGAACGTACCATAGCTAAGCTCATGATCCCTACTCTTGCAGGGTCAAAAGTTCCTTTGGGAGAAATTGCCAGCATCAGAAAGATTACCGGACCAAGCATGATTTATCGCGACAAGCACCAGAGATATGGCGCGATAAAGTTCTCCATCAGGGGAAGAGATATGGGAAGCGTAATTGCAGAAGCCCAGGCTAAAGTCAACGCGGAAATCAAGCTGTCCAAAGAATATAAAATGGAATGGGCAGGAGATTTTGAAAATCAGCAGCGGGCAACCAGCAGGTTATCACAAGCCGTTCCGATCAGCTTGCTGCTCATCTTTTTCATTTTGTTTGTCTTGTTTGGAAACATTAAGGATTCTTTGCTGGTATTGAACAATGTACCTTTTGCAATGGTGGGCGGGATTTTAGCCATCCTGGCTACAGGGATCAATTTCAATATTTCCGCGGGGATTGGATTTATCGCCTTATTTGGAATATGTGTACAAAATGGAGTAATTCTGATTACCCGGTTTAAGAGCAACATTACCGAGTTGAAGCACAGACCCGACTGGACTTTTGCAGATGCGATAAAAGATGGGGTAGCCAGCAGGATGCGTCCGGTAATCATGACGGCCTTGATGGCTGCAATTGGTCTGATGCCTGCCGCTTTGTCTACAGGTATCGGTTCTGAAGCTTCTAAACCCTTAGCAATCGTGGTTATCGGAGGATTGATGACCAATACTTTATTCAATCTCTTTATTTACCCGATTGTATTTTACTGGGCTTACCAGAAAAAAGTAAACCATTTACAGGCCGCGATTGCAGAGGCCTAG
- a CDS encoding efflux RND transporter periplasmic adaptor subunit: MQTLLKNICTLSLIGFVITGQSCTSSREAPPATDKFAVTDSLINRLLIDTVQQANNRTDLSFSAKITADEERKAEIFPMLSGTVRDVPVKLGDKVSAGQVLATLGSAEMAGFDKEVISSAAELRNAQRQVTQIQELYKSGLSSARELEEAKNDLLIKQAEDKRARATLRLNGGNNNGIYTIKSPLNGFIIEKNVNANMQLRPDNNKNLFTVADLSSVWTMINIYESDISRVKEGDEVSISILAYPETTFKGKIDRVYNMIDNESKVMNARVRIANPGYLLKPGMMATVIVAAKSGFDLPVVKSRGIIFDENKNYALVLDASKKIRIQEIEIARKSGDKAYISKGLNAGDRIVASKQVFLYESLKN; this comes from the coding sequence ATGCAAACCCTTCTAAAAAATATCTGCACACTTTCCCTGATTGGATTTGTGATCACCGGACAAAGCTGCACCAGTTCCAGGGAAGCACCTCCTGCAACCGATAAATTCGCAGTTACCGATTCCCTGATTAACAGGCTATTGATTGATACCGTACAACAAGCCAACAACAGAACGGATCTCAGCTTCTCTGCAAAGATTACCGCCGATGAAGAACGAAAAGCAGAAATCTTCCCCATGCTGAGCGGTACGGTACGCGATGTTCCCGTAAAGCTGGGAGATAAAGTAAGCGCCGGACAGGTACTGGCTACATTGGGCAGTGCCGAAATGGCCGGATTTGATAAAGAAGTGATCAGCTCTGCCGCAGAACTCCGGAATGCACAACGCCAGGTGACCCAGATTCAGGAACTCTATAAAAGCGGTCTTTCTTCTGCCAGAGAACTGGAAGAAGCGAAAAATGACCTGCTGATCAAACAGGCCGAAGATAAACGTGCAAGGGCTACTTTAAGGCTGAATGGGGGAAACAACAATGGTATTTACACCATCAAATCCCCTTTAAATGGCTTCATCATCGAAAAGAACGTCAATGCCAATATGCAGCTGCGTCCGGACAACAACAAAAACCTGTTCACTGTTGCCGATCTTTCTTCCGTATGGACAATGATCAACATCTATGAATCAGACATTTCCAGGGTAAAGGAAGGTGATGAAGTGAGCATTTCTATACTTGCCTATCCCGAGACCACCTTTAAAGGAAAAATCGATAGGGTTTATAATATGATTGATAATGAAAGCAAGGTGATGAATGCCAGAGTGCGTATTGCCAATCCCGGTTACCTGTTGAAGCCCGGAATGATGGCCACCGTAATTGTCGCCGCAAAATCAGGTTTTGACCTTCCCGTAGTAAAGTCCAGAGGCATCATCTTCGATGAAAACAAAAACTATGCACTCGTTCTGGACGCCTCAAAAAAGATCCGCATTCAGGAAATCGAGATTGCCCGTAAATCAGGTGATAAAGCCTATATCAGCAAAGGACTAAATGCCGGCGACCGCATTGTGGCTTCCAAACAGGTATTCTTATATGAGAGCCTTAAAAATTAA
- a CDS encoding response regulator transcription factor: MFKIGLAEDDFKIAGLIKTGLEEQGYLVTIVSNGEQALQTFKEEDFHLVILDIMMPGLNGIEVCKSIRAENKDLPILMLTALGSIDDKVSGLNSGADDYLVKPFHFKELLARIEALLRRQHASPGNQKNDHLLSFDDISLNTYSKEVKRAGTLIELTAKEHTLLELFLRNPNRLLSRQYIAENAWDISFDTGTNVIDVYVNFLRNKIEKGFARKLIHTKIGMGYILK, from the coding sequence ATGTTTAAAATTGGATTAGCAGAAGATGACTTTAAAATAGCCGGACTGATCAAAACCGGATTAGAAGAGCAGGGATACCTCGTTACCATTGTTTCCAACGGAGAACAAGCGCTTCAAACCTTCAAAGAGGAAGACTTTCATTTGGTGATTCTGGACATTATGATGCCCGGGCTCAATGGGATTGAAGTCTGCAAATCCATTCGTGCTGAAAATAAAGACCTTCCTATCCTGATGCTCACCGCACTTGGTTCTATAGACGATAAAGTAAGTGGTCTGAACTCCGGTGCTGATGATTACCTGGTAAAACCCTTCCATTTTAAAGAACTGCTGGCCAGGATTGAAGCTTTGCTAAGAAGGCAACACGCCTCCCCAGGAAACCAAAAAAACGATCACCTGCTCAGTTTTGATGACATCAGCCTGAATACCTATAGCAAGGAAGTAAAAAGGGCAGGAACGCTGATTGAGCTGACTGCAAAAGAACATACCCTGCTGGAATTATTCCTGCGCAATCCTAACCGCCTGCTCTCCCGGCAGTATATTGCTGAAAATGCCTGGGACATCAGCTTTGATACCGGAACCAATGTGATTGATGTATACGTCAACTTCCTCAGGAATAAAATCGAAAAGGGGTTTGCAAGAAAACTGATCCATACCAAGATTGGTATGGGCTACATTTTAAAATAG
- a CDS encoding TolC family protein yields MKRPLILTGFLLLGLILKGNAQDSLKLSLPEAEKMFIAGNYELIAQQYQTEQAKAEIITARLFDNPEISYENQLYNRETKKFFQHTLPSGQYNVQVSQLIKLAGKRNKNIQLAHTGVKLAEYAYFDLIRTLRYQLRSNFYKAYYAQQSALVYQQQIKSLEQLLAASEQQLKMGNVALKDIIRIKSLLYNLKGEYTSLLNEIEDAETTLKMMCNIKADTPLSLVAPRADEQDYSLQKQPLMQLLESARANRADLQLAQSSITQAENNLSLQKAMAIPDVELSLVYDLQGSAPNHYTGLGIKVPLPLFNRNQGEIKKAKIAITAGNMNLKQQEATLENEVYNSYKSALRTEILYQGMDRNFGSDFSRLIGEVTKNFRSRNISLVEFIDFYDSYKESTLQLNQLKYEWMNAKEEINYVTGSNIFK; encoded by the coding sequence ATGAAAAGACCATTAATTCTGACCGGCTTTCTTTTACTCGGTTTGATCCTGAAAGGCAATGCCCAGGACAGCCTGAAACTCAGCCTCCCTGAAGCAGAGAAAATGTTTATAGCGGGCAACTATGAGCTGATCGCTCAACAATACCAGACAGAGCAGGCGAAAGCAGAGATCATTACCGCCAGACTTTTTGACAATCCGGAAATCAGCTATGAAAATCAACTCTACAACCGGGAAACCAAAAAATTCTTTCAGCATACCTTGCCATCAGGACAGTATAACGTACAGGTTTCTCAGCTGATCAAATTAGCCGGCAAGAGAAATAAGAACATACAACTGGCCCATACCGGGGTAAAACTTGCCGAATATGCCTATTTCGACCTCATCCGAACGCTCCGTTATCAGTTGAGGAGTAACTTTTATAAAGCGTATTACGCACAGCAATCTGCTCTTGTCTATCAGCAACAGATCAAATCTCTCGAACAATTGCTGGCCGCATCCGAACAACAACTCAAAATGGGTAATGTTGCCTTAAAGGACATCATCAGGATTAAATCGCTGCTCTACAACCTCAAAGGAGAATATACCTCATTACTCAATGAAATAGAAGATGCAGAAACGACATTGAAGATGATGTGCAATATCAAGGCAGACACGCCCTTGTCTTTAGTTGCCCCCAGGGCGGATGAACAGGACTATTCCCTCCAAAAACAACCTTTGATGCAATTACTGGAAAGCGCAAGAGCCAATCGTGCCGATCTTCAACTCGCACAAAGCAGCATTACACAAGCAGAAAACAACCTTAGCCTGCAAAAAGCAATGGCCATTCCGGATGTCGAACTTTCCCTTGTATATGATCTGCAGGGCAGTGCCCCAAATCATTATACCGGCCTGGGCATCAAGGTTCCCCTACCCCTGTTTAACAGAAACCAGGGAGAGATTAAAAAAGCAAAAATCGCCATAACTGCAGGAAATATGAACCTGAAACAGCAGGAAGCAACTTTAGAAAATGAAGTCTATAACAGCTACAAATCTGCATTGAGAACAGAAATACTTTATCAGGGTATGGACCGGAATTTTGGTTCAGACTTTAGCAGACTCATCGGCGAGGTAACTAAAAATTTCCGTAGCAGAAACATCAGTCTTGTTGAGTTTATAGACTTCTACGACTCCTATAAGGAAAGTACACTGCAGCTCAATCAGCTGAAATATGAGTGGATGAATGCCAAAGAAGAAATCAATTACGTAACCGGTTCCAACATTTTTAAATAA